A single Nicotiana tabacum cultivar K326 chromosome 5, ASM71507v2, whole genome shotgun sequence DNA region contains:
- the LOC107793455 gene encoding alkaline ceramidase TOD1 yields MGIKATSKPLFCHSKLLCISLLYLFTSLFLALYTSFISPTNCLFRFSPNDPIQTPLFLYNSSYGEHKHALPTFRSSCNSPVYFSDYWDALKEINEFSENSTFLGSQNLRYIQGNADSFGGNFSIKKRFSYFDHSDDGIEIPCGFFKQFPISNSDRIDMEKCRGVVVISAIFNDHDKIRQPKGLGKETPYTICFYMFVDDVTLKGLQYHNLISTNSDENSVGVWRIVKVEKEHLYENSVMNGVIPKYLVHRLFPNSKYSIWIDAKMQLVVDPFLLIHSLVIKENVDMAISRHPFFVHTMEEAMATARWKKWWDVDGLKTQMETYCENGLKPWNPEKSYPSDVPDSAIILRKHSVATNLFSCLLFNELEGFNPRDQLPFAYVRDLMKPKLKLNMFDVEVFEQVAVEYRHNLKNGGVITGPKVMPTKTKRATSELLVNGTGRSKCDGYLLKMWGESQD; encoded by the exons ATGGGGATCAAAGCAACATCCAAACCACTCTTCTGCCACTCAAAACTTCTCTGCATTTCTCTTCTCTACCTTTTCACCTCTCTCTTCTTAGCTCTTTACACTTCTTTCATTTCTCCTACAAATTGTCTCTTCAGATTTTCTCCAAATGATCCAATTCAGACCCCTctcttcttgtataattcttctTATGGTGAACATAAACATGCCCTCCCCACTTTTCGTTCTTCTTGCAATTCCCCTGTTTATTTCTCag ATTATTGGGATGCTTTAAAGGAAATCAATGAATTTAGTGAAAATTCTACATTTCTTGGTTCACAAAACTTGAGGTATATTCAGGGGAATGCTGATAGTTTTGGTGGGAATTTTAGTATCAAGAAAAGGTTTTCTTATTTTGATCATTCTGATGATGGAATTGAAATACCTTGTGGATTCTTTAAACAGTTCCCTATCAGTAATTCTG ATAGGATTGACATGGAAAAGTGCAGGGGAGTAGTGGTTATTTCAGCAATATTTAATGACCATGACAAAATCAGGCAGCCAAAGGGACTAGGCAAAGAAACTCCCTACACTATATGCTTTTACATGTTTGTAGATGATGTGACACTCAAGGGACTTCAATATCACAACTTAATTTCAACAAATTCAGATGAGAATTCAGTTGGAGTATGGAGAATTGTTAAAGTTGAAAAAGAACATTTGTATGAGAATTCAGTAATGAATGGAGTAATTCCCAAATATTTGGTTCATAGGCTTTTCCCAAATTCTAAATATAGCATTTGGATAGATGCAAAAATGCAGCTAGTTGTTGATCCCTTCTTGTTGATTCACTCACTTGTTATTAAGGAAAATGTTGATATGGCTATTTCAAGACATCCCTTTTTTGTTCACACAATGGAGGAAGCCATGGCTACTGCTAGATGGAAGAAATGGTGGGATGTTGATGGATTGAAGACACAAATGGAAACATATTgtgaaaatggtttgaaaccaTGGAATCCTGAAAAGTCTTACCCTTCAG ATGTACCAGATAGTGCAATAATATTGAGGAAACATAGTGTGGCAACCAATTTATTCTCTTGCCTCTTATTTAATGAACTTGAAGGATTTAACCCAAGGGACCAATTGCCCTTTGCATATGTGAGGGATTTGATGAAACCAAAGTTGAAGTTGAACATGTTTGATGTTGAAGTATTTGAACAGGTGGCAGTTGAGTATAGGCACAACCTTAAAAATGGTGGGGTCATTACTGGTCCAAAAGTGATGCCCACAAAGACAAAGAGAGCAACTTCAGAATTACTTGTGAATGGGACAGGTAGGAGCAAGTGTGATGGTTACCTTTTGAAAATGTGGGGTGAATCCCAAGattga